GCATGAAATGATAATGAGAATGTTCACCAGaatctttttcatttaatttttttcttttatttttcaattttcattaggtatttacttcatttacatttcaaatgctatccccaaagtcatctataccctcccccctgctcccctacccacccactcccccttcttggccctggtgttcccctgtactggggcatataaactttgcaagaccaaggggcctctcttcccaatgatggctgactagtccatcttctgctatatatgcagctagagacaggagctctgtgggtgctggttagttcatattgttgttccacctatagggttgcagacccctttagctccttgggtactttctctaactcctctattgggggccctgtgttccatccaatagctgactgtgaacatccacttctgtgtttgccaggcatttcatttaatttttataattattctaGATGCTCAGAAGTTGCAAATTATTAGAGATCTATGCCATGCCTCTTTAATCTTGAAATTACAACGTAATTCAAGATTACATTGCTGCTACCTCAGTTGAGATATAACTATTTTATCGCCACAGGGATGTCTGTGGTTTTACCCCTTACATAGTTACATTCACCTTATTTCCCTACCACATTCCAGTCCTTAACAATCAAATATGTTTTCTCCAtcttcaaaatatcattatttcagAAATTGCGTATACATAGAGTCATACATCATGTGATCTTCTGAGGTTGACTTTTTGTCACTTACCACTgttcacatatgtatacataaatctTTACCATCCTGTTCTTGAGTGGTATGATGTAATACAGATGCATTAAATGTACTTAACATTTCACCCATTAAATAATAGTTAGATTGTGTCCAGCTTGaggctattaaaaacaaccagAACTAAATATTTGTTCCCTATATTCATGGCCCAAATATATATGGATGCAATCTTTTGATTAAACAGCAGTTGTATGTTTAGTTTTCAAACAGAAATATCATAAGGTCTCTCTGAGTCCTGCCTGGAAATGGGTGTTTCACATCTGCCTACATTCACCTACAGGTGAATAATGTAAATGCTCAGCCATGTTGACAGGTGGGATGGGACATGTGCTCTATTAAtacaaagaagaaatggagataaGGGTTGATGAGTACACAGTAGTACTGGCTTCCATATTGCAGGTCTTTTAATCAATTTCATACAATTCATTTTATACTATAAtggttattaattttatattggtAGCCTATTTAGTATGAAATACATTATATGCAAGCTCTTTAAATGATCCTATGCTTTACAGTATAAATTGGCTCTTGGACTTCTGGGAACAGGGCAGTGGATATAAAAAACCagcagggatggagaggagagagagagagagagagagagagagagagagagagagagagagagagagagacaatgacTTGTGGAACTGAGGAGAAGGCAGGAGTAGAGTCTAGGAGACAGAGGGGGTAGTGTTAGAGAAGATAGTTGGTGCAGATAGAAAGAAGATTGTGTCAggtagagaaaagaagagaagaaatgaaacaaacaaacaaaaagcacaacaaggcaaaacaacaacaacaacaacaaaaaacagaaagtagtcaaaagaaagaaagaaaacagaaacatagaGCTACATACATAAAGCGACAAGACTGAATAAGGATTTGGTTGGAAGCATTGGTGTAATCATTTTAAGGTAATGTTTTCTGAACTAATGTTACTTTCTCGTATATGCCTATCTTACTAGCAGGCACTGCTTTGGGGTTTGTGTATATATTGATATAGGACACCACAATGCTGCATATTTAATCTCTTTGGGTAAAGGGTAGAGAATTAGTTGGAATATAGTTGTAAATTCAAACTGTCTTACACTGAAATATATGAATTTCCATGATTTGTCTATTAGGAAAGGAGCATATGTCCCAAACCCTCTCACAGTGCCTCTGAACAAGATGACACTTTAACTAAAAGTAGATTACTGCATGATGCACATAACACCAGCAACACTAAGGAGCCTGGTAAGTATAGAGCCTTCTGGGTGTCACTGTGACCTTGTAAACCAGAATTGATAAGTGTTGATGCTTTGTTCTCTAGGTAGAAACCCTCTCACTAGTAGATTTTCAGATCTGCTACTTTAGGAAACACTGAGCTGGCAATAAAACTCCAGTCTCACCAAATCCCCTGCTCACTGTGTGACCATTTCAATGGGTCCAAATGCCAAGTGACAAAGGACTAGAGAAAATGAGGCACATCTGTCATTCAGTTTGGCTTCTATTTTAAAAGCTctacccctcaaaaaaaaaaattaaaaaaactgtCTTCAACAGCACATTTTAAAACTCTATGCTTGTGCAAAAGTAACATCACATGTAGTGATCAGTTTAGATAGATGTCTACACACCAAGAAATCCTGAGAAGAGTTTACCAACACTAAAGGATGAATTCAGGGGAGGTATTCTATAAATCCCTGCAGTAAATGACCCTTTAAATGAAGGTTGGAACAGCAAGGGTATAATTCaaccaaggaagaaaggaagctcaTCTTACTGAAAATGAGTTAATTAATAAAAACCACATATGTGgataatgtaaaaatttaaaataatatttaaaaagaccATGAATAGGAAAGGTTGATATGTAATGTGTCTATGTAACTCAGGATctggaaaactatttttaaaatactgtctgAGGTAAGCAGTAGAGGAAAAGCTGTCAGTGTTACatgttctaaaataaaacaaacaaacaaacaaacaaaaaaacctgtgttTTCCACAAAGTCATTCATGCCTTTACTTGATAGCTATATTTTtgggtaaaaaaacaaaattggtgTCCATATAAAGGCCACTGTTTAAATTTCACATCTcagttcagttttaaaaatatttgatttacatttcaaatgctatcccgaaagttccctataccccccccgcccctgctcccctacccacccactcccactacttggcccaggccttcccttgtgctgggtcatataaattttgcatgtaaataaagaaaataataataataataataataataataataataataataataatgttatatatatatatataaaatatttgagacGTAATTTCTTCCTATAAAGTagatcttaaaatatttaacttaacaaaaatgaaactacTTATGtagatcaaataaaaattttactgaAAATTACCAGAATTTCTGTCTCATTGAACTCAGTGCTAAATATAATTAACTGTTTAGATTCTCAGTCTCTTGTCAACTCTGTGTATAGtttgacaaaatgaaaacaaaaataaggaacAATAATTCTGCTAATATTTTACCAGTTACAAAAGAGAAGGaataagaaatatagaaaatatattcaatcTTACAGTGTTTAGATTTTCTGACTTCATATTATATGGTTTGTGGCTTTAATGAAAACCATTCAATTTGATGTATCTCAAGATATATTAAATTTCTGATCCTTTCTTATGGATTGAAACCCAAGAGATTTTCCAGTGTGGCAGCTTAGttgatttaaactttttaaatttactgaTGTTTCATTACATTCTTAAAACAGGCCATTATCAGGGGAAACTGTTGAAATGGAATACTCAGACATTGAGTTTATTCTACAAAAAGAGTGTCAGAAAGGCTGCCTGGTTCTGCACTATTTCAGAAGAGGTAGGCACTAGATGGCTCTTCCTCTGAGCTTAAAAGAGGGAGGAACTGTTTCAATCTCAAGATACATGGTTCTCACAAAAAACACTTCTACAAGATTATTTACTCAGAAATAAGCGTGCATATGCACAccacccacaacacacacacaaacacacacacacacacacacacacacacacaaacaaacacacaacacaNacacacacacacacacacacagttcaaaagcaggctttttaaatgttttttttttgggggggggtgttttgttttgttttgtttttagataccAACTGTGCACCAGACCATCAAGTTagacacaaaattggaaaatgacACAAATTTTATTTGCAAAAGTAAGTTTTGTTGAATActaaaaaaaaaggtcatttcaAAATAGACATAAAGTTAGAGTGCTTGCTGAGAAATATCAAGGCTCTAGGCTTGGTTCTAcactaaaaaatagaaaaacaataggATGCCCCATTTGGTTAGGCTCTTAGCACCACTGTATGTAGTTTCTATGTGAATGAGCACATGGCTAGCTAGGAAGGAAATGTGTATCACATGTCTATAACTAGGCCATGTACTACAATACAGAGGCACACAAAATGTAATACAGAAGTCACAAAATGTAAGTACAGAAAACTTTAACCAATGTCTCATAATTGCATTTCTATTGTGACTTGAAAGTTATAGGTTTCCTTGTTGGAAAGTGAAATGTTATAGAAAGCACAACAATATGATGAGTTGTGACACTTGTACCCACCTTTAACTACTGCTTACTTATCAGAAAGTCTAAACCTCATCATAGAAGAACTATTTTATCCTGCAGATTCTTGTCACTGAAGATATGTCTATCATGTATTCAAGCTTGATAAAATgcaattctttaaatattatctGGAATAGAGAAAATAGAGCATTTATGTATaactggttatatatatatatatatatactaatatatttcacaaaaaattattttatagctgTTACCACAAAATTATTTGCAAAATGACTCCAAGAAACATAACCATAATGAGTGGATTCCTCCTCATGGGGTTCTCTGACAACCATGAACTGCAGATCTTGCAAGCTTTGCTGTTCTTGGTGACATACCTACTAGACTCAGCAGGGAActtcatcattatcaccatcacaaCACTGGACCCACAGCTCCAGTCTCCAATGTATTACTTTCTGAAGCACCTTTCCATTCTGGACCTCTCATCCCTCTCTGTCACAGTTCCCCAGTATGTTGACAGTTCCCTGGCACGAAGTGGCTACATTTCATATGGACAGTGTATGctgcagatttttttcttcacaggtTTGGCCTGGAGTGAGATGGCCATTCTCACAGTGATGTCTTATGATCGCTATGTTGCCATTTGCCTTCCACTGCACTATGAGGTCATCATGAGTCCCAGAAAGTGCACTTGGGCTGTGGCTGCTGTGTGGCTAAGTGGAGGTATCACAGGAACATTATTCACAGCAAGTACACTCTCTATCAGATTCTGTGGGGACAAAATAATTCACCAGTTCTTCTGTGATATCCCCCAGTTGCTCAAGATCTCCTGCTCTAATGATTACTTTGGAGTACTGGAAGTGTCTACTTTCATGGCTGTAATGGCCTTTGCCTGCTTTGTGGGGATTGCCTTCTCCTATGGCCAGATATTCTCTACAGTTCTCAGGATGCCCTCTGCTGAAGGACGATCTAAGGTCTTCTCCACCTGTCTGCCCCATCtctttgttgtttcattttttctctcAACAGGCAGTTGTGCCTATCTAAAGCCAACCTCAGACTCAACAACTGCTTTAGATCTTATGCTCTCTGTATTTTACACAGTAATACCTCCAACCCTCAACCCTATTATCTATAGTCTGAGAAATGAGTCCTTGAAAAGAGCTCTAAAGAAGTTACTGTTAAGTGAAGAATTCATTGGGAAAACTTACGTTTGTTCCATTTTTAGTGTCTGCTCACAGGGACACAAAGAATGTTTTTAGTATATTGAATATGTTAGATATATAATGTTCAGAATAACAAGGCATTTTCTAGAAAACATGTATTATAAACCTATTGCATAGCAAGTTATGATGTGATTCTTTGAAACTATTTCATTAAATTTACTTATTCTTTTCAAGTcagtaaaaatatatgtttataatctAGTAATATAGACCCAGTTCTTGCTAACTCTTCCAGTCCATTGTCACAATGGTACATAAGTGAATTTACCAATAATACTATCATGGGTTTTGAAAATACCTTTATGAGAATATCATAATAATAATGAGCATGAAAGATCATTACAGTTACTCGTTACTCAGTCCATCAAATGGGTCATAATTCTAATGTTTATCACTGATTTCAAAGGTTCATATTACTTTCGATCTTTCCATGGACAAATTTTAAGGAATAGCATGAACAAGCATGTCATttctatgcacatatatacaaagcAAATACTTTAAgtcatcaggaggcagaggcgggaagaactttgtgatgtttttaggccagtctggtctatatagtactGAGGTCAACTGCTAAATAGTCCTAAATACTTCTTGCTCACTCTAAGGGTTAAAAGTCCCTGGCTTGGGTGATTAACACCTATAGCCTAACAGAGGGGAATTAAGTAAAGCAGACTTTGGTTTATCTCTACAGGAATTGTTGGGCTCTAAGTTCAGCCTGCTAGTACAAGTctcaaggaagaaaaagggacactttgaaaagtgcaTTTAccatttatttctaagttgtaaaaagttttcTAAGAAAGCTCTCTAAGAAAACAGGGGAAAGAACAATGaaatgtgatgatgatgatggtgatggtgattgTGATCGTGATGATGATGATCTTTTTGTCTTCAGCACTcacacatctttcagaatacatgatcacatagtaaaagttcatcacaagtttacatataaattaaaatcataaatcaaTTAAGgagtttacaacagagaaaatTTATATGAATATCCCttaagagtaattatctggctaaattTTCATAACCTGTCACATATCTACAGGTTCTTGAAGCCTTAAAACCCATAACTAACTTATTACTGAAGTCTTGTATaaataaacccagtcaatatttttcATCTTCAACCTTAGCACTAATGATAAATCATATTTCCCTTTATTGGATGTAATGGAAATGGCATGTAaatcatgcacatatgtatgtatgtatgtctgtgtctcagagagacagagagacagagagacagacagagacagaaatacagagagaaacaaagggaaGTGGGGTATCTAAAAAGTAGAGTTTGAGCCATCCTAAGTTGGTTTAGCAAtgtctagaaaaagaaatttcagtaTAGTAAAATAATAGTTAGACACCAGAAGCTGAAGACATAACAGAATTTTAATCTAAGCAGAAAACTATCAGTTCAGAGAGTTACGGATGAGATCATAGAACTTATGTGTAATTCAAGGGGAATGACAGACTATGCAGCACTGATCACTATTAAGCTCTGACAGTTCAGATCAAATCAGACAGATTGTGTGTAATTGCCACATATGAAACTGTAATTGTATGTggcagaaaaatgcaaaacagaTAAGACTTTCCTTAAAACAACAAGAATCTTGGCACTTTGAGGTGGAAAAATTGTGAAAGTCCTCCTACATTTAATAATTACAAGTAGAAAGATACACTTAAGTGAGCTAAGGCTCACTTATCATCTGTTTTCTCAGTTGTCCACCTTGGAGAACTTGTAGCTTGGCTACTACCCAGTCTAAACTTTCCTCCTTGTAGAAGGAAgacttatttttcagaaaataaaattattggctCTGTaactaaaatgttaattttgtcTTTTGACATGGGCAATGAACATACACAAAAAAGTCTATGATTAATATgttaacaataaaaaacaaaatataatacagCAAACACTGTAATAAAAATTGCATGAATTtgacatagaaacaaaaatattgagcaatggaatcaaatcaaagatccagaaataaacctataTATTGAAGTTACTGTTTGGTTTGTATATCATCCCCAagctcccagaaataagattcaggctcaaaatatatttataaatatcttggCCATATAGCTAACCTCTATGCTGAATACAATCATAACTTAAATagcccatttattttaacctacattctgccacttGGCTTGTTTACTGTGCCCAGGCACCATATGTCCACCTCCTCACACCTTCCAGTCCAATCTCTTGCATGcctctctcccagaattctttctgcctccttgaT
This portion of the Mus pahari chromosome 18, PAHARI_EIJ_v1.1, whole genome shotgun sequence genome encodes:
- the LOC110336029 gene encoding olfactory receptor 14J1-like gives rise to the protein MTPRNITIMSGFLLMGFSDNHELQILQALLFLVTYLLDSAGNFIIITITTLDPQLQSPMYYFLKHLSILDLSSLSVTVPQYVDSSLARSGYISYGQCMLQIFFFTGLAWSEMAILTVMSYDRYVAICLPLHYEVIMSPRKCTWAVAAVWLSGGITGTLFTASTLSIRFCGDKIIHQFFCDIPQLLKISCSNDYFGVLEVSTFMAVMAFACFVGIAFSYGQIFSTVLRMPSAEGRSKVFSTCLPHLFVVSFFLSTGSCAYLKPTSDSTTALDLMLSVFYTVIPPTLNPIIYSLRNESLKRALKKLLLSEEFIGKTYVCSIFSVCSQGHKECF